The following are from one region of the Bacillota bacterium genome:
- a CDS encoding aminotransferase class I/II-fold pyridoxal phosphate-dependent enzyme: HQDMDSTLVLVSPHNPTGSVIPPELITEIAEICVANDLMVVSDEIYEKILYDDARHLSIASLPGMRDRTVTINGFSKSYSMTGWRLGYAAASVELMSALIRVHQYTTVCATSFAQVGAVAALNGPQECVEQMVAEFARRRRLVVDSLKAMPGVTCAVPDGAFYVFPSFKQLGMSSQEVSQSLLNDAFVVTVPGSDFGGYGEGHVRMAYSNSYEKLEEAMERVASWVSSRV, encoded by the coding sequence CACCAGGATATGGACTCTACTTTGGTACTTGTCTCACCGCATAATCCTACCGGATCCGTAATCCCGCCCGAACTAATCACTGAGATAGCCGAGATATGCGTCGCCAACGATCTTATGGTCGTGTCTGACGAAATCTATGAGAAGATCTTGTATGATGACGCAAGACATCTGAGCATTGCGAGTCTTCCGGGCATGCGCGACCGCACCGTAACCATCAACGGCTTCTCAAAGAGCTATTCAATGACTGGCTGGCGGTTGGGATATGCGGCTGCTAGCGTCGAGCTCATGAGTGCGTTGATCCGTGTACATCAGTACACTACTGTGTGCGCAACGTCCTTTGCCCAGGTAGGGGCAGTGGCTGCCCTGAACGGTCCTCAGGAATGCGTGGAACAGATGGTGGCTGAATTCGCCCGTCGAAGGCGACTAGTTGTTGACTCCCTCAAGGCAATGCCGGGCGTCACATGTGCGGTTCCCGATGGTGCCTTCTATGTCTTCCCTTCCTTCAAGCAACTGGGTATGTCCTCCCAGGAAGTGTCGCAGTCTCTCTTGAACGACGCCTTTGTCGTGACTGTTCCAGGGTCCGATTTCGGCGGCTACGGTGAGGGTCACGTCAGAATGGCCTATTCCAACTCCTACGAGAAACTGGAAGAGGCTATGGAGAGAGTCGCATCATGGGTGAGCAGCCGTGTATAG
- a CDS encoding 4-carboxy-4-hydroxy-2-oxoadipate aldolase/oxaloacetate decarboxylase: MHVIRNVSKPEPALVRQFLGMSTATIHEAMGRKGALDSHIKPISRGMKLAGPAITVEAPFGDNLMLHKAIEVAGPGDVIVCNAGGGTEAGVWGEIMAVAAQARGIAGIVVDGSVRDSEAMTRRGFPVFSRGICIKGTIKESLGPINHPMSLAGVMIFPGDIVVGDDDGVVVIPRNDADTVLKKCQEREAKEKGIMKRLEAGELTLDIYGFRETLSRNGLTEE; this comes from the coding sequence ATGCACGTAATACGGAATGTGTCCAAGCCTGAGCCCGCACTAGTGCGCCAATTCCTCGGGATGTCCACTGCCACAATCCACGAGGCCATGGGACGAAAGGGTGCGTTGGACTCCCATATCAAGCCCATCAGCCGGGGGATGAAACTCGCGGGACCCGCAATCACAGTGGAAGCTCCGTTCGGTGACAATTTAATGCTCCACAAGGCCATCGAAGTGGCAGGACCTGGTGATGTGATTGTATGCAACGCGGGTGGGGGAACAGAGGCGGGCGTCTGGGGGGAGATTATGGCTGTCGCCGCACAGGCCCGAGGTATAGCTGGGATTGTGGTCGACGGCTCTGTTCGCGACTCCGAGGCAATGACCAGGCGAGGCTTTCCCGTGTTCTCGAGAGGCATTTGCATCAAGGGAACCATCAAGGAGTCCTTGGGTCCGATAAACCATCCGATGTCACTCGCAGGAGTGATGATCTTTCCGGGTGACATCGTTGTGGGGGACGACGATGGGGTCGTAGTGATACCACGCAACGACGCGGATACGGTCTTGAAGAAGTGCCAGGAGCGGGAGGCCAAAGAGAAAGGGATCATGAAGCGCCTTGAGGCTGGGGAGTTGACGCTCGATATCTACGGCTTCAGAGAGACCCTCAGTAGGAACGGACTAACCGAGGAATGA
- a CDS encoding ABC transporter substrate-binding protein yields MKRSLVRLAIMLPVLALVFGLLAVPILGKVDTVKVGVIYPLTGSAAATGKDYIAAYQLAADIVNNKMDLDFPFARTEGIPALGGAMIEIVPADSQGSPEVGRAEAERLISSVKPTALMGCHHSAVTKTASQAAERFGTVFLCPDSTSPALTERGYEWFFRSGPTDTTFIEDTFDFIEDLKKARGLKVETVAIVSEDTEFGKNISVVEEQMAATRGYRVVEKITFQNNSTNVNSEVLRLKRANPDVILMAAYTSDTILFVRTFKEQKYTPPAVIGQRAGFISPEIFTTLGKDADYLFTTNVWAPDLGEKRPIVKRINELYRAKTGKDLTGDYARAFTGAFILVDAINRAGSVNPEAIRKALLATDYPGSQLIVPWAGVRFDQKTHQNTLGRGIITQAIGGVYRTVWPFDLASQEAVWPVPAWDKR; encoded by the coding sequence ATGAAGCGATCTCTGGTTAGGCTTGCGATTATGTTGCCCGTTCTGGCTCTGGTCTTCGGCCTACTCGCTGTACCCATTCTGGGCAAGGTTGACACGGTCAAAGTGGGGGTCATCTATCCGCTAACAGGCAGCGCGGCTGCCACAGGGAAAGACTACATCGCCGCCTACCAACTTGCGGCGGACATTGTGAACAACAAGATGGACCTGGATTTCCCATTCGCGCGCACTGAAGGCATCCCCGCGTTGGGAGGAGCCATGATCGAGATCGTACCTGCGGACAGTCAGGGTAGCCCGGAAGTCGGACGCGCTGAAGCCGAAAGACTGATCTCCAGTGTGAAGCCCACTGCGCTGATGGGGTGCCATCACAGCGCTGTGACGAAGACTGCGTCCCAAGCCGCGGAGAGGTTTGGAACCGTATTCCTCTGTCCTGATTCTACTTCCCCTGCACTGACAGAGAGAGGGTATGAGTGGTTCTTCCGGAGCGGCCCAACGGACACTACCTTCATTGAGGATACCTTCGACTTCATCGAGGATCTGAAGAAGGCACGAGGCCTTAAAGTGGAAACCGTGGCCATCGTGTCTGAGGACACCGAATTTGGCAAGAACATCTCCGTCGTCGAGGAGCAGATGGCAGCAACCAGAGGCTACAGAGTCGTGGAGAAGATCACCTTCCAGAACAACTCGACGAACGTCAACAGCGAAGTGCTCAGGCTGAAACGCGCCAATCCTGACGTTATCCTGATGGCTGCCTACACTTCGGACACGATCCTCTTTGTTCGGACATTCAAGGAGCAGAAGTACACTCCGCCAGCGGTAATCGGCCAGAGAGCTGGTTTCATTTCCCCGGAGATCTTCACGACTCTTGGCAAGGATGCGGACTACCTGTTTACGACCAACGTATGGGCGCCAGATCTAGGGGAGAAGCGTCCTATCGTCAAAAGGATCAACGAGCTGTATCGAGCGAAGACCGGCAAAGACCTCACTGGGGACTATGCGCGAGCATTCACCGGTGCGTTCATCCTTGTTGATGCAATTAACAGGGCTGGATCGGTAAACCCAGAAGCTATAAGAAAAGCGCTTTTGGCAACGGACTATCCTGGATCTCAGCTTATCGTCCCATGGGCTGGTGTTCGGTTCGATCAGAAGACGCATCAGAACACGCTCGGGCGCGGAATCATCACTCAGGCTATCGGCGGCGTGTATCGCACCGTGTGGCCGTTCGACCTCGCTTCGCAAGAGGCAGTCTGGCCCGTGCCTGCGTGGGACAAACGCTAG
- a CDS encoding branched-chain amino acid ABC transporter permease — translation MSGTQVFAQTVLNGLLMGCIIALVAIGIALIRGVMDMVNFAQGEFLMLGMYCAFWVNRLTGLDPLLTAPIAGAVLFVLGAVMYKTLVRRVVGAPMLAQVLLTFGFSIVLVNTALFLWGAEFRTIPETWIRGNVDIGGVVIGVTTLVPAVVSVIMAAGVYWFMVKTRMGRALQATAMNKHAAALVGIDTERVYALAFGLASACAGVAGSVLALSYYVFPMVGTVFNLFAFVAVALGGFGSIPGAFIGGLIIGVADSVTGFYVSTAFKYVVAFGIYLATVIWRPKGLFGW, via the coding sequence TTGAGTGGTACCCAGGTGTTTGCCCAGACTGTGCTCAACGGTTTACTGATGGGCTGCATAATCGCCCTGGTGGCCATCGGAATCGCCCTGATAAGGGGAGTCATGGACATGGTGAACTTCGCACAGGGCGAGTTCCTGATGCTTGGGATGTACTGTGCGTTCTGGGTCAACCGCCTTACCGGCCTTGATCCTTTGCTGACTGCTCCGATAGCTGGAGCTGTCCTTTTCGTGCTCGGCGCCGTCATGTACAAGACACTGGTCAGACGGGTAGTAGGGGCGCCCATGTTGGCGCAAGTGCTTCTCACGTTTGGTTTCTCCATTGTTCTTGTCAACACAGCACTGTTCCTGTGGGGAGCCGAGTTTCGGACCATACCGGAGACGTGGATAAGAGGGAACGTGGACATTGGGGGTGTAGTCATAGGAGTCACGACGCTCGTTCCTGCAGTCGTGAGCGTAATTATGGCAGCGGGCGTCTACTGGTTCATGGTGAAAACCCGGATGGGAAGAGCGCTTCAGGCCACGGCAATGAACAAGCATGCGGCGGCTCTTGTCGGGATTGACACAGAGCGGGTATACGCTTTGGCCTTTGGCCTGGCATCTGCATGCGCTGGCGTGGCGGGCTCAGTGCTTGCTCTGTCGTACTATGTCTTCCCAATGGTCGGCACCGTGTTCAACCTCTTCGCATTCGTAGCTGTGGCCCTAGGTGGATTCGGGAGTATCCCCGGAGCCTTCATAGGAGGCCTGATAATCGGAGTTGCAGACTCCGTGACTGGCTTCTATGTGAGCACAGCGTTCAAGTATGTGGTGGCTTTCGGGATCTATCTTGCTACTGTCATATGGCGCCCTAAAGGCCTTTTTGGATGGTGA
- a CDS encoding branched-chain amino acid ABC transporter permease yields the protein MKNQWTIVLGAIAVGAVLPYVFPGPFPRHVMIMVLVYAILGTAWNILGGYAGQVSLGHAVYFGIGAYTSTMAFIVWRLNPWVGMVLGAVIAASVAILMGYPTFKLRGFYFAIATIALGEMFRILFVNWEWVGGAVGLEPPIIKGDRLMSMQFHLSKVPYYYILFIMFLCVLALVRVIERSKLGYYFRAVKDSHEAALSSGIDTTQVKLVAVAISAFITSMVGTVYAQYLLYIDPYVVFAGSISVKVCLVAILGGEGRLMGPFFGSVVLVLLSEYSRVLFGGTGRGIDLIIYGWLIVFVAAFQPRGILGLLGLKKQYAPEVMRKHA from the coding sequence ATGAAGAACCAGTGGACTATCGTTCTTGGCGCGATAGCAGTGGGCGCGGTGCTGCCATATGTCTTCCCAGGCCCATTCCCCAGACATGTGATGATCATGGTCCTGGTCTACGCGATTCTGGGAACCGCATGGAACATCCTGGGAGGATACGCTGGACAAGTGTCTCTTGGACACGCAGTCTACTTCGGAATTGGCGCATACACCTCTACCATGGCCTTCATAGTGTGGCGTCTGAACCCATGGGTAGGAATGGTGTTGGGCGCGGTCATTGCCGCGTCCGTGGCGATCCTGATGGGGTACCCCACGTTCAAGCTTCGTGGATTCTACTTTGCCATTGCGACAATTGCCCTGGGCGAGATGTTCCGCATACTTTTCGTAAACTGGGAGTGGGTGGGCGGAGCGGTTGGACTTGAACCTCCGATTATCAAGGGAGACAGGCTCATGTCCATGCAGTTCCACTTGAGTAAGGTTCCATACTACTACATACTGTTCATAATGTTCCTGTGTGTGCTGGCTCTTGTCAGGGTGATAGAGCGCTCAAAGCTGGGGTATTATTTCAGAGCGGTGAAGGACAGCCACGAGGCAGCGTTAAGCTCCGGCATAGACACCACTCAGGTCAAGCTAGTTGCGGTAGCCATAAGTGCCTTCATTACTTCGATGGTGGGCACGGTGTATGCCCAATACCTGCTATACATAGATCCCTATGTTGTATTCGCCGGAAGCATCTCGGTGAAAGTCTGCCTAGTGGCGATCCTCGGCGGAGAAGGCAGGCTCATGGGTCCTTTCTTCGGATCAGTCGTGCTGGTTCTGCTTTCAGAGTATAGCCGAGTCCTGTTTGGAGGCACGGGCAGGGGGATAGACTTGATCATCTACGGTTGGCTTATTGTCTTTGTGGCGGCCTTCCAGCCTCGCGGTATACTTGGCCTTCTCGGCCTCAAGAAGCAGTATGCGCCGGAGGTGATGAGAAAACATGCTTAG
- a CDS encoding ABC transporter ATP-binding protein, with protein MLRVHAVTKRFGGLVANDGVELQVKQGQIYGIIGPNGAGKTTLFNCITGFHKVDSGSIEFAGTDITNLPPNRICRLGIARTFQVVQVMDTLTVLENVMVGAFCRTNSVHKARESALAKLDMVQLVDRSNSVAGTLNISQKKRLQIARALATEPKLIMLDEAMAGLTESERHVAVDVVRSIRESGITVVMIEHVMEVVMPVSDRVMVLNFGKKIADDRPEVVAANPEVISAYLGDDHCA; from the coding sequence ATGCTTAGGGTGCATGCTGTGACAAAGAGATTTGGAGGGCTTGTTGCAAATGACGGCGTGGAGCTCCAAGTCAAACAGGGGCAAATCTACGGGATAATCGGCCCCAATGGGGCCGGAAAGACCACCCTCTTCAACTGCATAACGGGCTTTCACAAGGTGGATAGCGGATCGATCGAGTTCGCGGGAACCGACATAACCAACCTCCCGCCTAACCGCATATGCAGACTCGGTATTGCTAGAACGTTTCAAGTGGTTCAGGTCATGGACACACTGACAGTTCTAGAAAACGTCATGGTGGGGGCGTTTTGCAGAACCAACAGTGTACACAAGGCTAGGGAATCGGCCTTGGCCAAGCTCGACATGGTCCAACTGGTCGACAGGAGTAATAGCGTGGCGGGCACTCTGAACATATCCCAGAAGAAGAGGCTTCAAATAGCCAGAGCTTTGGCGACCGAGCCCAAGCTCATAATGCTCGATGAGGCCATGGCAGGCCTAACCGAGTCTGAACGGCACGTAGCAGTCGATGTCGTAAGGTCAATCCGTGAAAGTGGCATCACGGTAGTCATGATAGAACACGTCATGGAGGTTGTGATGCCCGTTTCTGACCGAGTGATGGTGCTCAATTTCGGCAAGAAGATTGCGGACGACAGGCCGGAAGTCGTCGCTGCCAACCCGGAGGTAATCAGTGCGTACCTGGGGGATGATCACTGTGCTTAA
- a CDS encoding ABC transporter ATP-binding protein, with the protein MLKLQSVSVNYGGIIAVSGVSFEVCRGEIVAIVGSNGAGKSTILRAISALIRPSGGEITLDGARIDGMRPHEVLRMGVAHVPEGRLLFGKMSVKDNLLTGAFTLESREKTSKALEQVYALFPRLREREQQKSETLSGGEQQMLAIGRALMAQPKVLMLDEPSLGLMPLLVRQVLHFVKRVNESGTTVLLVEQNVRQALSLAHRAYVLQTGRIVAEGTGRELLNSEMVKRAYLGM; encoded by the coding sequence GTGCTTAAGCTTCAATCTGTGAGTGTCAACTACGGCGGGATCATCGCTGTCTCCGGGGTTTCCTTTGAGGTCTGCCGAGGCGAGATAGTAGCCATCGTCGGTTCAAATGGCGCGGGTAAGTCTACGATACTGAGAGCCATCTCCGCCCTGATACGTCCATCCGGGGGAGAGATCACTCTTGACGGCGCCCGAATTGATGGGATGAGACCTCATGAGGTTCTGCGCATGGGAGTGGCGCACGTCCCGGAGGGACGCCTGCTCTTCGGGAAGATGTCTGTGAAAGACAACCTCCTAACAGGTGCCTTCACGTTGGAGTCACGTGAGAAAACCAGCAAAGCCCTAGAGCAGGTGTATGCACTGTTCCCTAGGCTCAGGGAGCGGGAACAGCAGAAGTCAGAAACGCTGAGCGGGGGAGAACAACAGATGCTCGCAATCGGAAGGGCTCTCATGGCACAGCCCAAAGTCTTGATGCTCGATGAACCCTCGCTCGGTCTGATGCCTCTACTTGTTCGACAAGTACTTCACTTCGTTAAGCGCGTCAACGAGTCCGGAACAACGGTTCTTCTCGTGGAACAAAATGTTCGTCAGGCACTCTCTCTAGCTCACCGCGCGTACGTACTGCAGACTGGAAGAATCGTCGCGGAGGGAACCGGCAGAGAGCTTTTGAACTCGGAGATGGTGAAGCGCGCTTATCTGGGAATGTGA
- a CDS encoding leucyl aminopeptidase has protein sequence MTLESTNMLRGARILVDTCAAVRPGDKCVVITDHGRLAIAEAVLAVLFERGLDPVLCMMGPRATHGQEPPESIAAAAREADVVFAPTTFSLAHSDARFKACQAGARWVNMPDYHNCMMVSGGLYADFDACNILAQKLADVLTEGTTVSVETPSGSRFTSSIRGRVGRNQSGLVREPGSFGSPPDIESHVAPVEDSTEGVFVADASIPLPEIGVLTEPVSIQIHRGRINAIEGGAAARILSDILTRFRNPAVYVAAEIGIGLNPEARFIGAMLEDEGVGGSIHVGFGDNHGIGGQNLAPAHIDLVARKPTVTVDGRRIIIDGELQI, from the coding sequence TTGACACTTGAGTCTACTAACATGCTGAGAGGCGCGCGAATACTGGTTGATACATGTGCAGCCGTCAGGCCGGGCGACAAGTGTGTAGTCATAACGGACCATGGAAGACTAGCAATCGCCGAGGCTGTTCTCGCTGTTCTCTTCGAGAGAGGTCTTGATCCAGTACTCTGCATGATGGGTCCGAGGGCGACTCACGGGCAGGAACCGCCGGAGTCAATTGCTGCTGCAGCCCGCGAGGCTGATGTCGTGTTTGCGCCTACCACGTTTTCCCTGGCTCACTCTGACGCCAGGTTTAAGGCGTGTCAAGCTGGAGCGCGTTGGGTCAACATGCCGGACTACCACAATTGCATGATGGTATCCGGCGGGCTGTATGCGGACTTCGACGCGTGTAACATCTTGGCTCAGAAGCTTGCTGATGTCCTTACAGAGGGAACCACGGTGTCTGTCGAAACACCGTCAGGGTCCAGGTTCACGTCGAGTATTCGTGGGCGAGTCGGACGAAACCAGTCTGGCCTCGTCAGGGAACCGGGGAGCTTTGGGTCACCTCCCGATATCGAATCACATGTGGCACCGGTCGAGGACTCAACCGAGGGGGTCTTCGTGGCCGACGCGAGTATCCCTCTCCCAGAGATAGGCGTCCTAACAGAGCCGGTGTCGATCCAGATTCACCGCGGTCGGATAAACGCAATCGAGGGCGGCGCGGCGGCGCGGATTCTGTCAGACATACTGACACGTTTCCGGAACCCCGCAGTCTACGTGGCTGCTGAGATCGGCATCGGGTTGAATCCCGAGGCTAGGTTCATAGGGGCAATGCTAGAGGACGAAGGCGTTGGCGGTTCCATACACGTGGGGTTTGGCGACAACCATGGGATCGGAGGACAGAACCTGGCCCCCGCTCACATAGACTTGGTTGCCAGGAAGCCAACCGTCACAG